In Fusobacterium hwasookii, a single window of DNA contains:
- a CDS encoding GTP-binding protein — protein sequence MKLITVSGPPSSGKTSLIIKTIESLKAQNIKVGIVKFDCLYTDDDILYEKAGILVKKGLSGSVCPDHFFASNIEEVVQWGKTNDLDLLITESAGLCNRCSPYLKDIKAVCVIDNLSGINTPKKIGPMLKLADVVVITKGDIVSQAEREVFASRVQTVNPKAAIIHINGLTGQGTYEFGSLIMDKNEEIDTVIERKLRFPLPSAVCSYCLGETRIGSSYQLGNIRKINFEEQ from the coding sequence ATGAAACTTATAACAGTATCAGGACCACCTTCATCTGGAAAGACTTCACTTATTATTAAAACAATAGAAAGTTTAAAAGCTCAAAATATAAAAGTTGGAATAGTGAAATTTGACTGTCTTTATACAGATGATGATATTTTATATGAAAAAGCAGGAATACTTGTAAAAAAAGGATTATCAGGTTCAGTTTGTCCAGACCACTTTTTTGCAAGTAATATAGAAGAAGTTGTACAATGGGGAAAAACTAATGACTTAGACTTATTGATAACAGAAAGTGCTGGACTATGTAATAGATGTTCACCTTATTTAAAAGATATTAAAGCTGTGTGTGTAATAGATAACTTAAGTGGAATAAACACTCCAAAGAAAATAGGACCTATGCTTAAACTTGCAGATGTTGTAGTTATTACAAAAGGAGATATAGTTTCACAAGCAGAAAGAGAAGTTTTTGCTTCAAGAGTACAAACTGTAAACCCTAAGGCAGCAATAATTCATATAAATGGTTTAACAGGACAAGGAACTTATGAATTTGGGTCTTTAATAATGGATAAGAATGAAGAAATAGACACAGTTATAGAAAGAAAATTAAGATTTCCATTACCATCAGCAGTATGTTCTTATTGTTTAGGTGAAACTAGAATTGGAAGTAGCTATCAATTAGGAAATATTAGAAAGATAAATTTTGAAGAACAATAA
- a CDS encoding tetratricopeptide repeat protein → MKEKLLEKIERLIETKNHQVIIDLIEGLPEEELDIELIGELGRAYNNVGNYEKGLEILKSIETEVGDTALWNWRVGYSYFFLKDFISAKKCLLKAYELNPHDNTICDLLIITYANLSKLENKNGNSEKAIEYALESRKYSYDEKGIMEADSFLAWLYNKYKEYTKAEEILRKQLARNKDDKWTLSELAYSLCGQGKYEEAIEKFEYVLSLEVEDEGNLEFIYSQLGWCYRHLWNFEKALEYLNKAKELGRKDVWINVEMTLCYQNLEDYEKALEYALIAYELDRNDVHVLSELGVIYGCMEKYKEALLFLLRAEKLDKNDEWINTEIAINLGRSGKVNEGIERLKKSLTMVGEDDIDRKIIINSELAWFYGKLEESKTDVALKHLNKAKELGRDDEWLHSEMGYQLGQNPKTSKEALEHFEKAMKLGRKDAWIFEMVACALFNLDRYEEALDYFRKAYAEKNDNWYLYSMGECLRKLERYEEAIEVLLESRRISLAEEDAVDGEDFELAYCYIGMGDKENAQKYLDLARDSVIKQGALNEYVKEDIEEIEKGILSLEN, encoded by the coding sequence TTGAAAGAAAAATTATTAGAAAAAATTGAAAGATTAATTGAAACAAAAAATCATCAAGTAATAATAGACTTAATAGAAGGGTTACCAGAAGAAGAATTAGATATAGAATTAATAGGAGAATTAGGAAGAGCTTACAATAATGTGGGAAATTATGAAAAAGGCTTAGAAATATTAAAAAGTATAGAAACTGAAGTAGGAGATACTGCTCTTTGGAATTGGAGAGTAGGTTATTCTTACTTTTTCTTAAAAGATTTTATTAGTGCTAAAAAGTGTCTTTTAAAAGCATATGAATTAAATCCTCATGACAATACTATTTGTGATCTTTTAATAATAACATATGCAAATTTATCAAAACTTGAAAATAAAAATGGAAATTCAGAAAAAGCCATAGAATATGCTCTTGAAAGTAGAAAATATAGCTATGATGAAAAAGGAATTATGGAAGCAGATTCTTTCCTAGCATGGTTATATAATAAGTATAAAGAGTATACAAAAGCTGAGGAAATACTTAGAAAACAATTAGCTAGAAATAAAGATGATAAGTGGACACTTTCTGAGTTAGCCTACAGTTTATGTGGACAAGGAAAATATGAAGAAGCTATTGAAAAATTTGAATATGTTTTGAGTTTAGAGGTAGAAGATGAAGGAAATTTAGAATTTATTTATAGTCAACTTGGTTGGTGTTATCGTCACTTATGGAACTTTGAAAAAGCTCTTGAATATCTAAATAAAGCAAAAGAACTTGGAAGAAAAGATGTTTGGATAAATGTAGAAATGACACTTTGCTATCAAAATTTAGAAGATTATGAAAAAGCTCTTGAATATGCATTGATTGCCTATGAATTGGATAGAAATGATGTACATGTATTATCAGAACTTGGAGTTATTTATGGTTGTATGGAAAAATATAAAGAAGCACTTTTATTTTTATTAAGAGCTGAGAAATTAGATAAAAATGATGAGTGGATTAATACTGAAATAGCTATAAACTTAGGTAGAAGTGGAAAAGTTAATGAAGGAATTGAAAGATTGAAAAAGTCTTTAACTATGGTTGGAGAAGATGATATTGATAGAAAAATTATTATAAATTCTGAACTAGCTTGGTTTTATGGTAAATTAGAAGAGTCAAAAACAGATGTAGCTCTTAAACATCTAAATAAAGCAAAAGAACTTGGAAGAGATGATGAATGGCTACATTCAGAAATGGGCTATCAATTAGGACAGAATCCTAAAACATCTAAAGAAGCATTAGAACATTTTGAAAAAGCTATGAAATTAGGAAGAAAAGATGCTTGGATTTTTGAAATGGTAGCTTGTGCATTGTTTAATTTAGATAGATATGAAGAAGCATTAGATTATTTTAGAAAAGCATATGCTGAAAAAAATGATAATTGGTATCTATATTCTATGGGTGAATGTTTAAGAAAACTAGAAAGATATGAAGAAGCAATAGAGGTTCTTTTGGAATCAAGACGGATATCATTAGCTGAAGAAGATGCAGTAGATGGAGAAGATTTTGAACTTGCTTATTGCTATATAGGAATGGGTGACAAAGAAAATGCACAAAAATATTTAGATTTAGCTAGAGATTCTGTTATTAAACAAGGGGCTTTAAATGAATATGTAAAGGAAGATATTGAAGAAATAGAAAAAGGTATACTTTCTCTAGAGAATTAA
- a CDS encoding ATP-binding cassette domain-containing protein → MSIDNNELDEMDFDLLDILGVTEQKVESITLLPGYNKKGEKEGYEELVIKAGEIVAIVGPTGSGKSRLLADIEWGAQGDTPTKRTVLVNGELMDSKKRFSPSYKLVAQLSQNMNFVMDLTVREFIDLHAESRLVLDRESVIEKIFNQANELAGEKFTIDTPITSLSGGQSRALMISDTAILSTSPIVLIDEIENAGIDRKKALDLLVGNNKIVLMATHDPILALMGDRRIVIKNGGINKVIESTPEEKNILGALTELDDVVQGMRNKLRYGERLELDFEIKKK, encoded by the coding sequence ATGAGTATAGACAATAATGAATTAGATGAAATGGACTTTGACCTTTTGGATATACTTGGAGTTACAGAGCAAAAAGTTGAAAGCATAACTTTACTTCCAGGATATAATAAAAAAGGTGAAAAAGAAGGCTATGAAGAATTAGTAATAAAGGCAGGAGAAATTGTTGCCATAGTAGGACCAACAGGTTCAGGAAAAAGTAGATTACTTGCAGATATAGAATGGGGAGCACAAGGAGATACTCCAACAAAGAGAACGGTTCTTGTAAATGGAGAATTAATGGATTCAAAAAAGAGATTTTCTCCAAGCTATAAATTAGTTGCTCAACTTTCACAAAATATGAACTTTGTAATGGATTTAACTGTAAGAGAATTTATAGATTTACATGCAGAAAGTAGACTTGTTTTAGATAGAGAAAGTGTAATAGAAAAAATATTTAACCAAGCAAATGAACTTGCAGGAGAAAAATTTACAATAGATACTCCAATAACAAGTTTAAGTGGTGGACAATCAAGAGCATTGATGATTTCAGATACTGCTATTTTAAGTACATCTCCAATAGTTCTTATAGATGAAATTGAAAATGCAGGTATAGATAGAAAAAAAGCCTTAGACTTACTTGTTGGAAATAATAAGATAGTTTTAATGGCAACACATGATCCTATTCTTGCTCTTATGGGAGACAGAAGAATAGTTATTAAAAATGGAGGAATCAATAAAGTTATTGAATCAACTCCAGAAGAAAAAAATATCTTAGGTGCTTTAACAGAGCTTGATGATGTAGTACAAGGTATGAGAAATAAATTAAGATATGGAGAAAGACTAGAATTAGATTTTGAAATTAAGAAAAAATAA
- a CDS encoding ABC transporter substrate-binding protein: protein MYISKSMSIKSIVEKYPETIPVFANIGFKGLDNPAVLQKLEEQGITLEKAMMIKKEDVDAFIPMLQHAIASVEREDEGVKEASLMGLLPCPVRIPLLEGFEKYLADNKDIKVKYELKAAYSGLGWIKDEVIDKNDIDKLADMFISAGFDLFFDKDLMGKFKEQGIFKDMTGIEKYNTDFDNENIHLKDPHGDYSMIGVVPAIFIVNKAALNGREVPRSWEDLLKPEFAKSVSLPIADFDLFNSILIHIYKLYGFEGVKSLGQSLLSNLHPAQMVKAKEPVVTIMPYFFSKMVPEKGPKEVIWPKEGAIISPIFMLTKASKAKELDKIIKFMSGKAVGDTLANQGLFPSVHPEVKNPVNGRPMLWVGWDFIYSNDMGELIKKCEETFKEGAGE, encoded by the coding sequence ATGTATATAAGTAAATCAATGTCAATAAAATCAATAGTGGAGAAATATCCAGAAACAATTCCAGTTTTTGCAAATATTGGATTCAAAGGATTAGATAATCCAGCAGTTTTACAAAAATTAGAGGAACAAGGAATCACTTTAGAAAAAGCAATGATGATAAAGAAAGAAGATGTGGATGCTTTTATTCCAATGTTACAACATGCAATAGCATCTGTTGAAAGAGAAGATGAAGGAGTGAAAGAAGCTTCTCTTATGGGACTTTTACCTTGTCCAGTTAGAATTCCTTTATTAGAAGGCTTTGAAAAATATTTAGCAGATAACAAAGATATAAAAGTTAAATATGAATTAAAGGCTGCTTACTCAGGACTTGGTTGGATAAAAGATGAAGTAATAGATAAAAATGATATAGATAAACTAGCAGATATGTTTATTTCAGCTGGTTTTGACTTATTCTTTGATAAGGATTTAATGGGTAAATTCAAAGAACAAGGAATATTCAAAGATATGACAGGTATTGAAAAATACAATACAGATTTTGATAATGAAAATATTCATTTAAAAGATCCACATGGAGATTATTCTATGATAGGAGTTGTTCCTGCTATATTTATAGTTAATAAAGCAGCTTTAAATGGTAGAGAAGTTCCTAGATCTTGGGAAGATTTATTAAAACCTGAATTTGCAAAATCTGTTTCATTACCAATAGCAGATTTTGACTTATTCAACTCAATATTAATTCATATTTATAAATTATATGGTTTTGAAGGTGTAAAAAGTTTAGGGCAATCTTTACTTTCTAACTTACACCCTGCACAAATGGTTAAAGCAAAAGAGCCAGTTGTAACAATAATGCCTTACTTCTTCTCTAAAATGGTACCAGAAAAAGGACCAAAAGAAGTTATATGGCCAAAAGAAGGAGCAATTATATCTCCAATATTTATGTTAACTAAAGCATCAAAAGCAAAAGAATTAGATAAAATAATTAAATTTATGAGTGGAAAAGCAGTTGGAGATACTTTGGCTAATCAAGGTTTATTCCCAAGTGTACACCCAGAAGTAAAAAATCCAGTAAATGGTAGACCAATGCTTTGGGTTGGTTGGGACTTTATCTATTCAAATGATATGGGAGAATTAATTAAAAAATGTGAAGAAACATTTAAAGAAGGAGCAGGAGAATAA
- a CDS encoding tetratricopeptide repeat protein: MKKELLEKIGKLHEAEKYQEIIDLIEGLPKEQLDTDLIGELGRAYNNIENYKKGLEILKSIETEVGDTVLWNWRVGYSYFFLEDYVNAKKHFLKAYELDPDDEDVCNFLVEVYLSLARNEDQKGDSIKALEYAFESRKYIRNDDSELEAETLIAWLYDKSMDYTKAEKILRSVLAKNKENEWVLSELGYCLSGQGKYEEALEYFLAVKDYEGDEGWLYQKIAICYKNLDKKEEALKYYLMAAELDEEDTYSMSDIAWLYNNLGKHGEALKFLQRLEKIGVDDSWTNTEYAYCLSKLNRYEEAIEKYRYALKLDDEEKDEAYIYSQLGLCNRNLERYEEAIEAFTQAKKWGRNDAWINDEIGHCYKKKGDIKKALEFYLIAEKENKKDPYLMSDIAWIYDGLGQYEEGLKYIKKAVKLGRDDAWLNEEYGACLAGLDRYEEAIEKYKYALNLDDEGKDEAYIYSQLGWCYRQLEDYEKALECQNQAREFGRNDIWLNTEISVCYEKLGDYEKALEYALIAYELDRDDIRSLSQVGWFYDYMEKYEDGLPFLLRAEELGRDDEWINTEIATNLGRSGKTSEGIERLHKSLAMVSEEDINQRIFINSEIAWLYGRLEEPQPEEALKYLNIAKELGRDDQWLHSEIGYQLGYNQEKRKESLEHFDRAMELGRNDAWIFEMRGIVLLDLNRYQEALDSFRNAYDLNSDSWYLYSMGRCLRGLERYEEAIKVLLESRQISIDKNDVVDGEDFELAYCYIGIGDKENAQKYLDSARDSVTQRGVLNDYMKEKIEEIEKGILSLNQFLN; encoded by the coding sequence TTGAAAAAAGAATTATTAGAAAAAATAGGAAAATTACATGAAGCAGAAAAATATCAAGAAATAATAGACTTAATAGAAGGATTACCTAAAGAACAATTAGATACAGACTTAATAGGAGAATTAGGAAGAGCTTATAATAATATAGAAAATTATAAAAAAGGTTTAGAAATATTGAAAAGTATAGAAACTGAAGTAGGAGATACTGTACTTTGGAATTGGAGAGTAGGTTACTCTTACTTTTTCTTAGAAGACTATGTTAATGCAAAAAAACATTTTTTAAAAGCATATGAATTAGATCCAGATGATGAAGATGTTTGTAACTTCTTAGTAGAAGTATATTTATCTTTAGCAAGAAATGAAGATCAAAAAGGAGATTCTATAAAAGCTCTTGAATATGCTTTTGAAAGTAGAAAATATATTAGAAATGATGATTCTGAACTAGAAGCAGAGACATTAATAGCTTGGTTATATGATAAATCTATGGACTATACTAAGGCTGAAAAAATACTTAGGTCTGTACTAGCTAAAAATAAAGAAAACGAATGGGTACTTTCTGAGTTAGGTTATTGTTTATCTGGGCAAGGAAAATATGAAGAGGCATTAGAGTACTTTCTTGCTGTGAAAGATTATGAAGGAGATGAAGGATGGCTCTACCAAAAAATTGCAATATGTTATAAAAATCTAGATAAAAAAGAAGAGGCTCTAAAATATTATTTAATGGCTGCTGAACTAGATGAAGAAGATACTTATTCAATGTCAGATATAGCTTGGCTTTATAATAATTTAGGAAAACATGGAGAAGCATTAAAATTTTTACAAAGATTAGAAAAAATTGGGGTAGATGATTCTTGGACAAACACAGAATATGCTTATTGTTTATCAAAACTTAATAGATATGAAGAAGCAATTGAAAAGTATAGATATGCTTTAAAATTAGATGATGAAGAAAAAGATGAGGCATATATTTATAGTCAACTTGGTTTGTGCAATAGAAATCTAGAAAGATATGAAGAAGCTATAGAAGCTTTTACACAAGCTAAAAAATGGGGTAGAAATGATGCTTGGATAAATGATGAAATAGGACATTGCTATAAGAAAAAAGGAGATATAAAAAAGGCATTAGAATTCTATTTAATAGCTGAAAAAGAGAATAAAAAAGATCCTTATCTTATGTCAGATATAGCTTGGATTTATGATGGTTTAGGTCAATATGAAGAAGGATTAAAATATATAAAAAAAGCAGTAAAACTTGGAAGAGATGATGCTTGGCTTAATGAAGAATATGGTGCTTGTTTAGCAGGTTTGGATAGATATGAAGAAGCAATTGAAAAATATAAATATGCTTTAAATTTAGATGATGAGGGAAAAGATGAGGCATATATTTATAGTCAACTTGGTTGGTGTTATCGTCAATTAGAAGATTATGAAAAAGCACTTGAATGCCAGAATCAAGCAAGGGAATTTGGAAGAAATGATATTTGGCTAAATACAGAAATATCAGTATGTTATGAGAAACTAGGAGATTATGAAAAAGCACTTGAATATGCATTAATAGCTTATGAATTGGATAGAGATGATATACGTTCATTGTCACAAGTTGGTTGGTTTTATGACTATATGGAGAAATATGAAGATGGACTTCCATTTTTATTGAGAGCTGAAGAATTAGGAAGAGATGATGAATGGATTAATACTGAAATAGCTACAAACTTAGGTAGAAGTGGAAAAACTAGTGAAGGAATTGAAAGATTACATAAATCTCTAGCTATGGTTAGTGAAGAGGATATTAATCAAAGAATTTTTATAAATTCTGAAATAGCTTGGCTTTATGGAAGATTAGAAGAACCACAACCAGAAGAAGCTCTTAAATATCTAAATATAGCAAAAGAACTAGGGAGAGATGACCAATGGCTACATTCAGAAATTGGATATCAATTAGGCTATAATCAAGAGAAAAGAAAAGAATCACTAGAACATTTCGATAGAGCTATGGAATTAGGAAGAAATGATGCTTGGATTTTTGAAATGAGAGGAATAGTTTTACTAGATTTAAACAGATATCAAGAAGCCTTAGATTCGTTTAGAAATGCTTATGATTTAAATAGTGATAGCTGGTATCTATATTCTATGGGTAGATGTTTAAGAGGTTTAGAAAGATATGAAGAAGCTATAAAAGTTCTTTTAGAATCAAGACAGATATCAATAGATAAAAATGATGTTGTAGATGGAGAAGATTTTGAACTTGCTTATTGTTATATTGGAATTGGTGACAAAGAAAATGCACAAAAATATTTAGACTCAGCTAGAGATTCTGTTACTCAAAGAGGAGTTTTAAATGATTATATGAAAGAAAAAATTGAAGAAATAGAAAAAGGAATACTTTCTTTAAATCAATTTTTAAATTAA